One window of Trinickia caryophylli genomic DNA carries:
- a CDS encoding ubiquinone biosynthesis accessory factor UbiJ: MILAAQPFAAAVNHLLARESWARARLAPYAGKTARLVFSTIAMTLVVQPDGHLAAIDEAEAHEPDVSLAVPADAVAAFIEGGQAAVMKHVKIEGDAEFATLIGKLAEHLRWEPEEDLAKLIGDAPAYRLAALVRTAGSQAARSARNLRDAAAEYLLDENPQLVRRASLEDFNAELARSRDALARLEKRVERLEARAGSGSAAAPRLVR, encoded by the coding sequence ATGATCCTCGCTGCCCAGCCTTTTGCCGCCGCCGTCAATCACCTGCTCGCCCGCGAATCGTGGGCTCGAGCGCGCCTTGCGCCCTACGCGGGCAAGACCGCGCGGCTCGTGTTTTCGACCATCGCGATGACGCTCGTCGTTCAGCCGGATGGCCATCTCGCCGCCATAGACGAAGCCGAGGCGCATGAGCCCGACGTCTCGCTGGCCGTGCCCGCCGATGCCGTTGCCGCGTTCATCGAGGGCGGTCAGGCCGCCGTCATGAAGCACGTCAAGATCGAGGGCGACGCCGAATTCGCCACACTGATCGGCAAGCTCGCCGAGCATCTGCGCTGGGAACCCGAGGAGGATCTCGCGAAGCTGATCGGCGACGCGCCCGCCTACCGGCTCGCCGCACTCGTGCGCACGGCCGGCAGCCAGGCGGCGCGCAGTGCGCGCAATCTGCGCGACGCCGCAGCCGAGTACTTGCTCGATGAAAACCCCCAGCTCGTGAGACGCGCATCGCTCGAGGATTTCAACGCCGAACTCGCGCGCTCGCGCGATGCGCTGGCGCGCCTCGAAAAACGCGTCGAGCGTCTGGAGGCGCGCGCCGGTTCGGGCAGCGCCGCGGCTCCCCGCCTCGTGCGCTAG